A region from the Aliarcobacter thereius LMG 24486 genome encodes:
- the rfaE1 gene encoding D-glycero-beta-D-manno-heptose-7-phosphate kinase, whose product MIDISKKPNILVVGDLMIDHYLWGSCDRISPEAPVQVVNVKKESATLGGAGNVINNLVALGSKVEVISVIGDDSVANELKILLEKIGVNSNNLVIEENRKTSKKSRLMASNQQVLRYDSESVENISDESSKKILEAISKNIKSYNAIILSDYKKGVLTSSLTQNIIKIANENKIKVLADPKGKDFSKYKGAYTLTPNKKEAIEATNIDIKDENSLIEALKNLKEKCDLDVSLITLSEQGIAIFDEKLFTSPTVAREVFDVTGAGDTVIASITFALSCGLDIKKALYFANLAAGVVVGKIGSATASLDEIYEYESSLNKSSSSSHIKTFEEIEKLALKFHSQGKKVVFTNGCFDILHVGHVKYLQEAKSYGDILILGLNADSSVKKLKGDSRPINNQEDRAYILASLESVDYVVIFEEETPYELIKLIRPHILVKGGDYEGKDVVGQDIADELKLVQFVDGKSTTNTIKRIEENAKCNN is encoded by the coding sequence ATGATAGATATAAGTAAAAAGCCAAATATACTTGTAGTTGGTGATTTGATGATAGATCACTATTTATGGGGATCTTGCGATAGAATTTCACCTGAAGCACCTGTTCAAGTTGTAAATGTAAAAAAAGAGAGTGCAACTTTAGGTGGAGCTGGAAATGTTATAAATAATCTTGTTGCTTTAGGAAGCAAAGTTGAAGTAATTAGTGTAATTGGTGATGATAGTGTTGCAAATGAACTAAAAATTCTTTTAGAAAAAATTGGTGTAAATTCTAATAATCTAGTAATAGAAGAAAATAGAAAAACTTCTAAAAAAAGCCGACTTATGGCATCAAATCAACAAGTTTTAAGATACGATAGCGAAAGTGTTGAAAATATAAGTGATGAAAGTTCTAAAAAAATTTTAGAAGCAATATCAAAAAATATTAAATCTTACAATGCAATTATTTTATCTGATTATAAAAAAGGTGTTTTAACATCTTCTTTAACTCAAAATATAATCAAAATTGCAAATGAAAATAAGATTAAAGTTTTAGCAGATCCAAAAGGAAAAGATTTTTCTAAATATAAAGGTGCTTATACTTTAACTCCAAATAAAAAAGAGGCAATTGAAGCTACAAATATTGATATCAAAGATGAAAACTCTTTGATTGAAGCTTTAAAAAATTTAAAAGAAAAGTGTGATTTAGATGTTTCACTTATAACTTTAAGCGAACAAGGAATTGCAATATTCGATGAAAAACTTTTTACAAGTCCAACTGTTGCAAGAGAAGTTTTTGATGTAACAGGAGCTGGAGATACGGTTATTGCATCTATTACTTTTGCTCTTTCTTGCGGACTTGATATTAAAAAAGCTCTATATTTTGCAAATTTAGCAGCAGGAGTTGTTGTAGGAAAAATTGGTAGTGCAACTGCATCTTTAGATGAAATCTATGAATATGAATCAAGTTTAAATAAATCAAGTTCATCAAGCCATATAAAAACTTTTGAAGAGATAGAAAAACTTGCACTTAAGTTTCATAGTCAAGGTAAAAAAGTTGTTTTTACAAATGGTTGCTTTGATATTCTTCATGTTGGGCATGTAAAATATCTTCAAGAAGCAAAAAGTTATGGCGATATTTTAATTTTAGGATTAAATGCAGATAGTAGTGTAAAAAAACTAAAAGGAGATTCACGACCAATAAATAATCAAGAAGATAGAGCATATATTTTAGCTTCACTTGAAAGTGTTGATTATGTGGTAATATTTGAAGAAGAGACACCTTATGAATTAATTAAATTAATTCGTCCTCATATTTTGGTAAAAGGTGGAGATTATGAAGGTAAAGATGTTGTTGGGCAAGATATAGCAGATGAGTTAAAACTTGTTCAATTTGTAGATGGAAAAAGCACAACAAATACTATAAAAAGGATAGAAGAAAATGCAAAATGCAATAATTAA
- the gmhA gene encoding D-sedoheptulose 7-phosphate isomerase, whose protein sequence is MQNAIIKEFLAHQETIAKVIETMQEPLLEASKLAVETLRNGNKILLCGNGGSAADAQHIAAELTGRYKTERKGLPGIALTTDTSAITAIGNDYGYDRVFDRQVEALANKGDLLIGISTSGNSKNVLNALEVAKKMGCKTLGLTGRDGGAMNELCDINLVVPSNDTPRIQEMHILFAHTICQIIDNELS, encoded by the coding sequence ATGCAAAATGCAATAATTAAAGAGTTTTTAGCTCACCAAGAAACAATAGCAAAAGTAATAGAAACTATGCAAGAACCTCTTTTAGAAGCATCGAAACTTGCAGTTGAAACACTAAGAAATGGTAATAAAATTCTTCTTTGTGGAAATGGTGGAAGTGCAGCTGATGCACAACATATTGCTGCTGAATTAACAGGAAGATATAAAACTGAAAGAAAAGGTCTACCTGGAATTGCTCTTACAACTGATACAAGTGCAATAACTGCTATTGGAAATGATTATGGTTATGATAGAGTTTTTGATAGACAAGTTGAAGCTTTAGCAAATAAAGGTGATTTACTTATAGGTATTTCAACTTCTGGAAACTCAAAAAATGTTTTAAATGCTTTAGAAGTAGCAAAAAAAATGGGTTGTAAAACTTTGGGATTAACAGGAAGAGATGGTGGAGCTATGAATGAGCTTTGTGATATAAATTTAGTTGTACCTTCAAATGATACACCAAGAATCCAAGAGATGCATATACTTTTTGCACATACAATTTGTCAAATTATTGACAATGAGTTAAGCTAA
- a CDS encoding LTA synthase family protein: MKFIFELLKTYLLFVALFLLGRVALYLIYFDRFSEIAFEQTLLTFIYGLRMDTIAISIILVIPTIILAISPKNISGFSSKLVSYFILTFLVLAIFIECATFPFFDEYDLRPNYLFIEYLEYPKEVSSLLFKDYKLDILFATILIFVCISIYLKSNFINFSKVFESNYKTRLLLLLPLLLILFIGIRSSFAHRGANISDALYSKNRVLNEITKNSLHSLGYAYYSNKKSESNISKYGKIDLKTAYALASNALGIKFEDELRPFYREVKTINKEAKPKNLVIIIEESLGAQFTGFIGGTNLTPNLDKLANNHISFTNLYSNGTRSIRGLAALSSGTLPIAGNGILKRNKSQNDFFTVASLLKPFDYKSSFIYGGEARFDNMRSWYLGNGFDTVIEEKDYKDSIFKSTWGVSDEDLMIKANDTFKEHFIKNEKFVSVVFTSSNHMPFELPDGKIEFEKNIPRNSVENAIKYADFAIGRFFELAKEEEYYKNTIFVVVADHNVRVYGDEIVPIDMFQIPAAIIAEGVKSQVFTKLSSQSDILATALDLLGLDLSYPILGNSIFKDNKQEINLMLFDETFAYRKGNKVAILVPNLPIRTYIYEDKNLIETEEDFLLEQEGLALIYVLDDMYNNKSYK, from the coding sequence ATGAAATTTATTTTTGAACTTCTAAAAACTTACTTACTTTTTGTTGCTCTTTTTCTTTTAGGAAGAGTTGCTTTATATCTAATCTACTTTGATAGATTTAGTGAAATTGCATTTGAACAAACTCTTCTTACTTTTATTTATGGCTTAAGAATGGATACAATTGCGATATCAATAATACTTGTAATTCCAACTATTATTTTAGCTATTTCTCCTAAAAATATATCTGGCTTTTCTTCAAAGCTTGTATCATATTTTATTTTAACATTTTTAGTTTTAGCAATATTTATAGAGTGTGCAACTTTCCCATTTTTTGATGAATATGATTTAAGACCAAATTATCTATTTATAGAGTATTTAGAATACCCAAAAGAAGTTAGTAGTTTACTATTTAAAGATTATAAACTTGATATTTTATTTGCAACAATTTTAATATTTGTTTGCATTAGTATTTATTTAAAATCAAATTTTATAAACTTCTCAAAAGTATTTGAAAGTAATTATAAAACAAGATTACTTCTACTTTTACCTCTTTTATTAATATTATTTATTGGAATTCGTTCATCTTTTGCACATAGAGGTGCAAATATTTCTGATGCTCTATATAGTAAAAATAGAGTTCTAAATGAAATTACAAAAAACTCTTTACACTCTTTAGGTTATGCATATTATTCAAACAAAAAATCAGAAAGCAATATTTCAAAATATGGAAAAATTGATTTAAAAACTGCATATGCACTAGCCTCAAATGCTTTAGGTATAAAGTTTGAAGATGAACTAAGACCATTTTATAGAGAAGTTAAAACAATAAACAAAGAAGCCAAGCCAAAAAACTTAGTAATTATCATAGAAGAGAGTTTAGGTGCACAATTTACAGGTTTTATTGGTGGAACAAATCTTACTCCTAATCTTGATAAATTAGCAAATAATCATATATCATTTACAAATCTTTACTCAAATGGTACAAGAAGCATAAGAGGTTTAGCAGCTCTTTCTAGCGGAACTTTACCAATAGCAGGAAATGGTATATTAAAAAGAAATAAATCACAAAATGACTTTTTCACAGTTGCATCTCTTTTAAAACCTTTTGATTATAAATCTAGTTTTATTTATGGTGGTGAAGCTAGGTTTGATAATATGAGATCTTGGTATTTAGGAAATGGTTTTGATACTGTTATTGAAGAAAAAGATTATAAAGACTCAATTTTTAAAAGTACTTGGGGAGTTAGTGATGAAGATTTAATGATAAAAGCAAATGATACTTTTAAAGAACATTTTATAAAAAATGAAAAGTTTGTAAGTGTTGTATTTACATCTTCAAATCATATGCCATTTGAACTTCCTGATGGAAAAATAGAATTTGAAAAAAATATTCCAAGAAATAGTGTTGAGAATGCTATTAAATATGCTGATTTTGCTATTGGAAGATTTTTTGAATTGGCAAAAGAGGAAGAGTATTATAAAAATACTATTTTTGTAGTAGTTGCTGATCATAATGTAAGAGTTTATGGAGATGAAATTGTTCCTATTGATATGTTTCAAATTCCAGCTGCAATTATTGCAGAAGGTGTAAAATCTCAAGTATTTACTAAATTAAGTTCTCAATCTGATATTTTGGCAACAGCTCTTGACCTTTTAGGACTTGATTTATCTTATCCAATTTTAGGGAATTCAATATTTAAAGATAATAAACAAGAGATAAATCTTATGCTTTTTGATGAAACTTTTGCATATAGAAAAGGTAATAAAGTAGCCATTTTAGTACCAAATTTACCTATAAGAACATATATTTATGAAGATAAAAATCTAATAGAAACTGAAGAGGATTTTTTATTAGAGCAAGAGGGATTAGCTCTTATATATGTACTTGATGATATGTATAACAACAAATCATACAAATAG
- a CDS encoding glycosyltransferase family 9 protein codes for MIKKIFIEIPTWLGDAIMATPAIENIIKSYPEAKITLLGSYVSTQAYKDYPNIEKVIVDNTKKDGNRYLNLIKLAKSLGDFDIAISFRRSFTSKFLLFFINAKKKLGYKRLTKKEIHLAIRYNDFINKFLNLNNKVGDLKLYFEAFKYDKATLGINPGATYGSAKRWYPEEFSKVAINLASKYDIVIFGGPSEVDIAKDIENELIKNGVTNYQNLAGKTSIKELIEKIAGLELFITNDSGPMHIAAAYKVKTIAIFGPTKFTETNQWNNPNGLIVTKNLECAPCMKRACPLKHHNCMKLITANDVLKEIKKF; via the coding sequence ATGATTAAAAAAATATTTATAGAGATTCCAACTTGGCTTGGAGATGCAATTATGGCGACTCCAGCTATAGAAAATATTATAAAATCTTATCCAGAAGCAAAAATAACTCTTCTTGGATCATATGTATCTACACAAGCCTATAAAGATTATCCAAATATAGAAAAAGTAATAGTAGATAATACAAAAAAAGATGGAAATAGATATTTAAATCTCATAAAATTAGCAAAAAGTTTAGGTGATTTTGATATTGCAATATCTTTTAGAAGAAGTTTTACTTCAAAGTTTTTACTATTTTTTATAAATGCAAAAAAGAAATTAGGATACAAAAGGCTTACAAAAAAAGAGATTCATCTTGCAATTAGATATAATGATTTTATAAATAAGTTTTTGAATCTTAATAATAAAGTAGGGGATTTAAAACTATATTTTGAAGCATTTAAGTATGATAAAGCAACACTTGGTATAAATCCAGGAGCAACTTATGGAAGTGCAAAAAGATGGTATCCTGAAGAGTTTTCAAAAGTTGCTATAAACCTTGCCTCAAAGTACGATATTGTGATTTTTGGTGGACCATCTGAAGTTGATATAGCAAAAGATATAGAAAATGAACTCATAAAAAATGGAGTTACAAACTATCAAAATCTTGCTGGAAAAACTTCTATAAAAGAGCTTATAGAAAAAATTGCTGGACTTGAACTATTTATTACAAATGATAGTGGACCAATGCATATAGCAGCTGCATATAAAGTAAAAACTATTGCAATTTTTGGACCTACTAAATTTACAGAGACAAACCAGTGGAACAATCCAAATGGATTAATAGTTACAAAAAATCTTGAATGTGCTCCTTGTATGAAAAGAGCTTGTCCTTTAAAACATCATAACTGTATGAAACTTATTACTGCTAATGATGTTTTAAAAGAGATTAAGAAGTTTTAG
- a CDS encoding YrbL family protein: protein MKDMIFLEKDIFYGEGGLRRVYDHPSDDSKIIKISCGNNSQNELEYSYFKYLKNKNISYEHITKFYGKVNTNLGEGLVFEKIFNYDGTKSLTVKEALQKKIISKEHFEELGKELRIYLFENNILFVDVSLYNVLLQEYEKNRYKMVVIDGLGGRYKIDCKFHIRLAFKFLAKRKTKQQWEKAKKMFFNEADIHYDNLLAWDKYSDQPEVIKNREFKKRVRKYHLNDNIKMLFTSLFILPISVLFMKFFKGKIQTSYKDLIGLGVNLDKDDGQNIQQDLIEELGVKNLIIRVPLFDIKNLKSYVNFANSFNINSKKNILINIIQDKENIENIDILKNNLEEIFTNFEGISDEFQIGTTINRLKWSFFSIKEDYIPFFMEAQKIRDEKFPNIKLLGPSVIDFEYYYNARAMFNMKKIKYDITSALLYVDRRGAPQNKQYGIFDLKNKIDMLFSLVKLSPKTLSDDIYITETNWPIKNTAPYAPTSEKECVTNEEYTKYMIDYFNISRNSKKIKRVYWHQLIAPGYGLVDNRDGKIEKYPQFYALKELLGND, encoded by the coding sequence ATGAAAGATATGATTTTTTTAGAAAAAGATATATTTTATGGAGAAGGTGGTTTAAGAAGAGTATATGACCATCCAAGTGATGATTCTAAGATTATTAAAATTTCATGTGGGAATAATAGCCAAAATGAATTAGAATATAGTTATTTTAAATATTTAAAAAATAAAAATATATCTTATGAGCATATAACTAAATTTTATGGAAAAGTTAATACAAACTTAGGTGAAGGTTTAGTTTTTGAGAAAATATTTAATTATGATGGAACGAAATCTCTTACTGTAAAAGAGGCTCTTCAAAAAAAAATTATATCAAAAGAACATTTTGAGGAATTAGGAAAAGAACTTAGAATATATTTGTTTGAGAATAATATATTGTTTGTGGATGTTAGTTTATATAATGTACTACTTCAAGAGTATGAAAAAAATAGATATAAAATGGTTGTCATTGATGGTTTAGGTGGAAGATATAAAATAGATTGTAAATTTCATATTAGATTAGCTTTTAAATTTTTAGCTAAAAGAAAAACTAAACAACAATGGGAAAAAGCTAAAAAGATGTTTTTTAATGAAGCAGATATTCACTACGATAATCTTCTTGCTTGGGATAAATACTCTGATCAGCCTGAAGTTATAAAGAATAGAGAGTTTAAAAAAAGAGTTAGAAAATACCATTTAAATGATAATATTAAAATGCTTTTTACTTCTTTATTTATTTTGCCAATTTCAGTGCTTTTTATGAAGTTTTTTAAAGGAAAAATTCAAACAAGTTATAAAGATTTAATAGGTCTTGGAGTAAATTTAGATAAAGATGATGGACAAAATATACAGCAAGACTTAATAGAAGAGTTAGGGGTTAAAAATCTTATTATAAGAGTACCTCTATTTGATATAAAGAATTTAAAATCTTATGTTAATTTTGCAAATAGTTTTAATATAAATTCAAAAAAGAATATTCTAATAAATATTATTCAAGATAAAGAAAATATTGAAAATATAGATATATTAAAAAATAATTTAGAAGAAATATTCACAAACTTTGAAGGTATTTCAGATGAGTTTCAAATAGGAACAACAATAAATAGACTAAAATGGAGTTTTTTTAGTATAAAAGAGGATTATATTCCTTTTTTTATGGAAGCACAGAAAATAAGAGATGAAAAATTTCCAAATATAAAACTTCTTGGACCATCAGTTATAGATTTTGAGTACTATTATAATGCAAGAGCTATGTTCAATATGAAAAAAATAAAATATGATATAACTTCAGCACTTCTTTATGTAGATAGAAGAGGAGCTCCACAAAATAAACAATATGGAATATTTGATCTGAAAAATAAGATTGATATGCTTTTTTCTTTGGTTAAATTAAGTCCAAAAACTTTAAGTGATGATATTTATATAACTGAAACAAACTGGCCAATAAAAAATACAGCACCTTATGCACCTACAAGTGAAAAAGAGTGTGTGACAAATGAAGAGTATACAAAATATATGATTGATTATTTTAATATTTCAAGAAATTCTAAAAAAATAAAAAGAGTTTACTGGCATCAACTAATCGCACCTGGTTATGGTTTGGTTGATAATAGGGATGGAAAAATAGAAAAATATCCACAATTTTATGCTTTGAAGGAACTTTTAGGAAATGATTAA
- a CDS encoding phosphoethanolamine transferase has protein sequence MIYDKLKKIKYNIILAIIISILFISIEQFYRIYNDILIPTISLRGFAEQFFFHLLVISIVNLRVIISSYFLMSLFTWFQFVHFSYYGTWIFPTEYLLFFVEFKETYLTFSSVIHLSFFPLLLVIVLFLLSFFFIKRFNSRRIKIQYLGYIILIFLIFLPIRIYINDDYGKWSNPNYEYSPVANTITTLSNLFGNVIPKKISGKSGLEQEIVDTPDIIEKNPNINLIVIMGESSHRDFMSLYGYDLKTTPFLDNKKEDRNFIYKKAISSGVMTSVSIPSFFNMLEKPDSTPQIFSHNTCLFKMAKNNGFNTYFYSSQAREQLKEIKNFLCTKNIDILEDGTSYTNDVSKSALDETLLERINAVDFTKNNFLVLNFRASHTPYLNFIPTDFRPFNKENSIGKDEYIIDYINSIAYTDSVIEKLIQKIEKKSEKPTYIIFTSDHATSLEDKNRSGHGILENSSVYKVPFFLYSLNTKKNYSSHFEEFEYISHYQISHLIANILGYKSSYNKFNKKEDYFVTGNDLTGIGGYIQLYFDENNNIEQKNMMKEKKKKKFTFRDK, from the coding sequence ATGATATATGACAAACTTAAGAAAATAAAATACAATATAATTCTTGCTATAATAATATCCATATTATTTATATCTATTGAACAATTTTATAGAATTTATAATGATATATTAATCCCAACAATTAGTTTAAGAGGATTTGCTGAGCAATTCTTTTTCCACTTATTAGTTATATCTATTGTAAATTTAAGAGTGATTATAAGTTCTTATTTTTTAATGTCACTTTTTACATGGTTCCAATTTGTTCACTTTTCTTATTATGGTACTTGGATTTTTCCTACAGAGTACTTATTGTTTTTTGTTGAATTCAAAGAAACATATCTTACTTTTTCTTCTGTAATACATCTTTCATTTTTTCCTTTACTTCTTGTTATAGTTCTATTTTTATTAAGTTTCTTTTTTATAAAAAGATTTAATTCAAGAAGAATAAAGATACAATATTTAGGATATATTATCTTGATATTTTTGATCTTTTTACCAATTAGAATATATATAAATGATGATTATGGAAAATGGAGCAATCCAAATTATGAGTATAGTCCAGTAGCAAATACAATTACTACATTATCAAATCTTTTTGGTAATGTAATACCAAAAAAAATTTCAGGAAAAAGTGGATTAGAACAAGAGATAGTTGATACACCAGATATTATTGAGAAAAACCCAAATATAAATTTGATTGTTATTATGGGAGAATCATCACATAGAGATTTTATGTCTTTATATGGTTATGATTTAAAAACAACACCTTTTTTAGACAATAAAAAAGAAGATAGAAATTTTATATATAAAAAAGCAATATCTTCTGGTGTTATGACAAGTGTTTCAATTCCAAGTTTTTTTAATATGTTAGAAAAACCAGATAGTACACCTCAGATATTTTCACATAATACTTGTTTATTTAAAATGGCAAAAAACAATGGATTTAATACATATTTCTATAGTTCACAAGCTAGAGAACAATTAAAAGAGATAAAAAACTTTTTATGTACAAAAAATATAGATATTTTAGAAGATGGTACGTCATATACAAATGATGTTAGTAAATCAGCATTAGATGAAACATTATTAGAGAGAATAAATGCTGTCGACTTTACAAAAAATAATTTTTTAGTTTTGAATTTTAGAGCTTCACATACTCCATATTTAAATTTTATTCCTACTGACTTCAGACCTTTTAATAAAGAAAACTCTATAGGGAAAGATGAATATATTATAGACTATATAAATAGTATAGCATATACAGATAGTGTGATAGAAAAATTAATTCAGAAAATAGAAAAGAAATCAGAAAAACCAACGTATATAATTTTTACTTCAGATCATGCAACAAGTTTAGAAGATAAAAACAGGAGTGGACATGGAATACTGGAAAATAGTTCAGTATATAAAGTTCCATTTTTTTTATATTCTTTAAATACGAAAAAAAATTATTCAAGCCATTTTGAAGAATTTGAATACATTTCTCATTATCAAATTTCTCATTTAATTGCAAATATTTTAGGATATAAATCTTCTTATAATAAATTTAATAAAAAAGAAGACTATTTTGTGACTGGTAATGATTTAACAGGTATAGGTGGATATATACAACTTTATTTTGATGAAAATAATAATATAGAACAAAAAAATATGATGAAAGAAAAGAAAAAAAAGAAATTTACTTTTAGAGATAAATAG
- a CDS encoding glycosyltransferase family 2 protein: MNISVVIIAKNSEKTIEKTLKSLVDFNDVVVYDNGSTDNTIKHSKEFENVNLVEGEFKGFGWTKNKAISYAKNDWILILDSDEVVDSKLLNTLQNKKLEDDTVYLLNFNAYYKEKQVKYCGWSGQKIKRMFNKKVTKINDNMVHEDIIIEGLKLEVLEGNVEHYSYSSISDFLQKTDKYSSIFANDYKNKKKSTPLKAFFRATYFFIKNYIFRRGFLDGYIGLLVCVSGANGVFYKYLKLYEENHDL; the protein is encoded by the coding sequence ATGAATATAAGTGTAGTAATAATTGCGAAAAATAGTGAAAAAACAATAGAAAAAACATTAAAAAGTTTAGTTGATTTTAATGATGTTGTTGTTTATGATAATGGCTCAACTGATAATACCATAAAACACTCAAAAGAATTTGAAAATGTAAATTTAGTAGAAGGTGAGTTCAAGGGATTTGGCTGGACAAAGAATAAAGCTATTAGTTACGCAAAAAATGATTGGATTTTAATCTTGGATAGCGATGAAGTTGTAGATTCTAAATTGTTAAATACTTTACAAAATAAAAAATTAGAAGATGATACTGTATATCTTCTAAATTTCAATGCATATTATAAAGAAAAACAAGTAAAATACTGTGGATGGAGTGGTCAAAAGATAAAAAGAATGTTTAATAAAAAAGTGACTAAAATAAATGATAATATGGTTCATGAAGATATAATTATTGAAGGACTAAAGCTAGAAGTTTTAGAAGGGAATGTAGAACATTATAGTTACTCTTCAATTTCTGATTTTTTACAAAAAACAGATAAATATTCTTCTATTTTTGCAAATGATTATAAAAATAAGAAAAAATCTACTCCTTTAAAAGCTTTTTTTAGAGCAACATATTTTTTTATAAAAAACTATATATTTAGGAGAGGTTTCTTGGATGGATACATAGGATTACTGGTATGTGTATCTGGTGCAAATGGTGTATTTTATAAATATTTAAAATTATATGAGGAGAATCATGATCTATGA
- a CDS encoding polysaccharide deacetylase family protein: protein MLISIMYHHVNSDYCSNDLSIFEEHLKYIKENFKTIFPGEKIEQKSVCLTFDDAYADFYFLIYPLLKKYNLKALLAIPTKYILKDTDEAELDRLSFKHDDLFDNYEKATFCTYKELKEMRDSGLIVFASHSHSHVNLLEKDVDLNIELQGSKTILEKELNIKIDSFVFPFGKYNQNILKESKKYYQYNFRIGNAIHKDFNGINGAIYRIDGDNLKTHDEIFRFFNILKYKLKGLVKRLDKQ, encoded by the coding sequence TTGTTGATTAGTATTATGTATCATCATGTAAATAGTGATTACTGCTCAAATGATTTAAGTATCTTCGAAGAACATTTAAAATATATAAAAGAAAATTTTAAAACTATTTTTCCAGGTGAAAAAATAGAGCAAAAAAGTGTTTGTTTAACTTTTGATGATGCTTATGCAGATTTTTATTTTCTTATTTATCCACTATTGAAAAAATATAATCTTAAAGCACTTTTAGCAATACCAACAAAATATATTTTAAAAGACACAGATGAAGCTGAATTAGATAGACTTAGTTTTAAACATGATGACTTGTTTGATAATTATGAAAAAGCAACATTTTGTACATATAAGGAGTTAAAGGAGATGAGAGATAGTGGATTAATTGTCTTTGCTTCACATTCACATTCTCATGTAAATTTACTTGAAAAAGATGTTGATTTAAATATTGAACTTCAAGGCTCAAAAACAATTTTAGAAAAAGAGTTAAATATAAAAATAGATAGTTTTGTATTTCCTTTTGGAAAATACAATCAAAATATTTTAAAAGAGTCTAAAAAATATTATCAATACAATTTTAGAATAGGAAATGCAATACATAAAGATTTTAATGGAATTAATGGAGCAATTTATAGAATAGATGGAGATAATTTAAAAACTCATGATGAAATTTTTAGATTTTTTAATATTTTAAAATATAAACTTAAGGGTTTAGTTAAAAGATTGGATAAACAATGA
- a CDS encoding protein kinase family protein, producing MENFKFNINNKFKNFENYIENIKKYFVKSQNIIHKARNEIKVINYENKDFVVKSFKIPNFINKIVYTFFRSTKAKKSYEYSLKIGEFTPIPIGYIEFYEKSLLNESYFISEKFDYDFTIREPIRDKEFFNKNNIFKAFAKFTFDLHNNHIYHLDYSPGNILIKKDNNDYIFKVVDINRMKFLNMNINLRMKNFSKLWINDEDLKVIIKEYAKLWEKDENELVSKALKFSQKHKAKINLKKRLRGQEVVD from the coding sequence ATGGAAAATTTTAAATTTAATATAAATAATAAATTTAAAAATTTTGAAAACTATATAGAGAATATAAAAAAGTATTTTGTAAAAAGTCAGAATATAATTCATAAAGCAAGAAATGAAATAAAAGTTATAAACTATGAAAATAAAGATTTTGTAGTAAAGTCTTTTAAAATTCCAAATTTTATAAATAAAATAGTTTATACATTTTTTCGTTCAACTAAAGCAAAAAAATCTTACGAATATTCTTTAAAAATTGGAGAATTTACACCAATACCAATCGGATATATTGAGTTTTATGAAAAATCATTACTAAATGAAAGCTATTTTATTAGTGAAAAATTTGATTATGATTTTACGATTAGAGAGCCAATTAGAGATAAAGAATTTTTTAATAAAAACAATATATTTAAAGCATTTGCAAAATTTACTTTTGATTTACATAATAATCATATTTACCACCTTGACTATAGTCCTGGGAATATTTTAATAAAAAAAGATAATAATGATTATATATTTAAAGTTGTAGATATAAATAGAATGAAATTCTTAAATATGAATATAAATTTAAGAATGAAAAATTTTTCAAAACTTTGGATAAATGATGAAGATTTAAAAGTAATAATAAAAGAATATGCAAAACTTTGGGAAAAAGATGAAAATGAATTAGTTTCAAAAGCTTTAAAATTTTCACAAAAACATAAAGCAAAAATAAATTTAAAGAAAAGATTAAGAGGACAAGAAGTTGTTGATTAG